Proteins co-encoded in one Juglans regia cultivar Chandler chromosome 16, Walnut 2.0, whole genome shotgun sequence genomic window:
- the LOC109012457 gene encoding heavy metal-associated isoprenylated plant protein 24-like isoform X2, protein MGVEGTLEYLSGLLSSARKGKKKKKQIQTVALKVRMDCEGCVQKIKKVVSGVKGVKSVEVDRKQQKVTATGYMEAKKVLAAVKSTKKKVELWPYVPYTLVAHPYVSQAYDKKAPPNMVRKIPNTATIKETTIDDKYTILFSDENPNSCSIM, encoded by the exons ATGGGAGTTGAAGGCACTTTGGAATACTTGTCCGGTCTGCTAAGCAGTGCCAGAAAgggcaagaagaagaagaagcaaatcCAAACAGTGGCGCTCAAAGTCAGGATGGACTGTGAAGGGTGTGTGCAGAAGATCAAGAAAGTTGTCTCTGGTGTAAAAG GGGTAAAATCTGTGGAAGTGGACAGGAAACAGCAGAAGGTGACGGCGACGGGATATATGGAGGCAAAGAAGGTGTTGGCAGCAGTAAAGTCAACGAAGAAAAAGGTGGAGCTATGGCcatatgttccatacacactggTGGCTCATCCATATGTGTCTCAGGCTTACGACAAGAAGGCTCCTCCTAATATGGTCAGGAAGATTCCCAACACTGCCACCATTAAAGAGACCACCATCGATGACAAGTACACCATTTTGTTCAGTGATGAGAACCCAAATTCCTGCTCCATCATGTAG
- the LOC109012457 gene encoding heavy metal-associated isoprenylated plant protein 24-like isoform X1 translates to MFDQEETRKMGVEGTLEYLSGLLSSARKGKKKKKQIQTVALKVRMDCEGCVQKIKKVVSGVKGVKSVEVDRKQQKVTATGYMEAKKVLAAVKSTKKKVELWPYVPYTLVAHPYVSQAYDKKAPPNMVRKIPNTATIKETTIDDKYTILFSDENPNSCSIM, encoded by the exons at GTTTGATCAAGAAGAAACCAGAAAAATGGGAGTTGAAGGCACTTTGGAATACTTGTCCGGTCTGCTAAGCAGTGCCAGAAAgggcaagaagaagaagaagcaaatcCAAACAGTGGCGCTCAAAGTCAGGATGGACTGTGAAGGGTGTGTGCAGAAGATCAAGAAAGTTGTCTCTGGTGTAAAAG GGGTAAAATCTGTGGAAGTGGACAGGAAACAGCAGAAGGTGACGGCGACGGGATATATGGAGGCAAAGAAGGTGTTGGCAGCAGTAAAGTCAACGAAGAAAAAGGTGGAGCTATGGCcatatgttccatacacactggTGGCTCATCCATATGTGTCTCAGGCTTACGACAAGAAGGCTCCTCCTAATATGGTCAGGAAGATTCCCAACACTGCCACCATTAAAGAGACCACCATCGATGACAAGTACACCATTTTGTTCAGTGATGAGAACCCAAATTCCTGCTCCATCATGTAG